The Lutra lutra chromosome 10, mLutLut1.2, whole genome shotgun sequence genome contains a region encoding:
- the TSPAN4 gene encoding tetraspanin-4 isoform X3, with amino-acid sequence MARGCLQGVKFLMFAFNLLFWLGGCGILGVGIWLAATQGNFATLSSSFPSLSAANLLIVTGTFIMAIGFVGCIGAIKENKCLLLTFFVLLLLVFLLEATITILFFAYTDKIDRYAQQDLKKGLHLYGTPGNVGLTNAWSIIQTDFRCCGVSNYTDWFEVYNATRVPDSCCLEFSESCGLHAPGTWWKAPCYETVKMWLQENLLAVGIFGLCTALVQILGLTFAMTMYCQVVKADTYCA; translated from the exons ATGGCGCGCGGCTGCCTCCAGGGCGTCAAGTTCCTCATGTTCGCCTTCAACCTGCTCTTCTGG CTGGGAGGCTGTGGCATCCTTGGTGTCGGCATTTGGCTGGCTGCCACCCAGGGGAACTTCGCCaccctgtcctcctccttcccatccctgTCGGCCGCCAACCTGCTCATCGTTACCGGCACCTTCATCATGGCCATCGGCTTCGTGGGCTGCATCGGGGCCATCAAGGAGAACAAGTGCCTCTTGCTCACC TTCTtcgtgctgctgctgctggtgttCCTGCTGGAGGCCACCATCACCATCTTGTTCTTCGCCTACACTGACAAG ATCGACAGGTATGCCCAGCAGGACCTAAAGAAGGGTCTGCACCTGTACGGGACCCCAGGCAATGTGGGCCTCACCAACGCCTGGAGCATCATCCAGACTgac TTTCGCTGCTGTGGGGTCTCCAACTACACCGACTGGTTCGAGGTCTACAACGCCACCCGCGTGCCTGACTCCTGCTGCCTGGAGTTCAGTGAGAGCTGTGGCCTTCACGCACCTGGCACCTGGTGGAAGGCG CCATGTTACGAGACCGTGAAGATGTGGCTCCAGGAGAACCTTCTGGCTGTGGGTATCTTTGGGCTGTGCACGGCACTGGTACAG ATCCTGGGTCTGACCTTCGCTATGACCATGTACTGTCAGGTGGTGAAGGCGGACACCTACTGTGCGTAG
- the TSPAN4 gene encoding tetraspanin-4 isoform X2 gives MTDSRAAGGPRAELKRCGMARGCLQGVKFLMFAFNLLFWLGGCGILGVGIWLAATQGNFATLSSSFPSLSAANLLIVTGTFIMAIGFVGCIGAIKENKCLLLTFFVLLLLVFLLEATITILFFAYTDKIDRYAQQDLKKGLHLYGTPGNVGLTNAWSIIQTDFRCCGVSNYTDWFEVYNATRVPDSCCLEFSESCGLHAPGTWWKAPCYETVKMWLQENLLAVGIFGLCTALVQILGLTFAMTMYCQVVKADTYCA, from the exons ATGACTGACAGCCGCGCGGCAGGCGGACCGCGCGCAG AGTTGAAGCGCTGCGGCATGGCGCGCGGCTGCCTCCAGGGCGTCAAGTTCCTCATGTTCGCCTTCAACCTGCTCTTCTGG CTGGGAGGCTGTGGCATCCTTGGTGTCGGCATTTGGCTGGCTGCCACCCAGGGGAACTTCGCCaccctgtcctcctccttcccatccctgTCGGCCGCCAACCTGCTCATCGTTACCGGCACCTTCATCATGGCCATCGGCTTCGTGGGCTGCATCGGGGCCATCAAGGAGAACAAGTGCCTCTTGCTCACC TTCTtcgtgctgctgctgctggtgttCCTGCTGGAGGCCACCATCACCATCTTGTTCTTCGCCTACACTGACAAG ATCGACAGGTATGCCCAGCAGGACCTAAAGAAGGGTCTGCACCTGTACGGGACCCCAGGCAATGTGGGCCTCACCAACGCCTGGAGCATCATCCAGACTgac TTTCGCTGCTGTGGGGTCTCCAACTACACCGACTGGTTCGAGGTCTACAACGCCACCCGCGTGCCTGACTCCTGCTGCCTGGAGTTCAGTGAGAGCTGTGGCCTTCACGCACCTGGCACCTGGTGGAAGGCG CCATGTTACGAGACCGTGAAGATGTGGCTCCAGGAGAACCTTCTGGCTGTGGGTATCTTTGGGCTGTGCACGGCACTGGTACAG ATCCTGGGTCTGACCTTCGCTATGACCATGTACTGTCAGGTGGTGAAGGCGGACACCTACTGTGCGTAG
- the TSPAN4 gene encoding tetraspanin-4 isoform X1 encodes MRRSSTDESTYRRSPSPEGKEPGFARDGPFRRYSSLYGRAGAGDGGDGGDGGPFFGLHASPGPKAAQARYTSPKGNKYVVFYLDLSFIFLLELKRCGMARGCLQGVKFLMFAFNLLFWLGGCGILGVGIWLAATQGNFATLSSSFPSLSAANLLIVTGTFIMAIGFVGCIGAIKENKCLLLTFFVLLLLVFLLEATITILFFAYTDKIDRYAQQDLKKGLHLYGTPGNVGLTNAWSIIQTDFRCCGVSNYTDWFEVYNATRVPDSCCLEFSESCGLHAPGTWWKAPCYETVKMWLQENLLAVGIFGLCTALVQILGLTFAMTMYCQVVKADTYCA; translated from the exons ATGCGCCGCTCGAGCACGGACGAGTCCACGTACCGGCGCAGCCCGTCGCCGGAGGGCAAGGAGCCGGGCTTCGCGCGCGACGGCCCCTTCCGGCGCTACAGCAGCCTGTACGGGCGCGCGGGCGCCGGGGACGGCGGGGACGGCGGGGACGGCGGCCCCTTCTTCGGCCTGCACGCCAGCCCCGGCCCCAAGGCGGCCCAGGCGCGCTACACGTCGCCCAAGGGCAACAAGTACGTGGTCTTCTACCTGGACCTCTCCTTCATCTTCCTCCTAGAGTTGAAGCGCTGCGGCATGGCGCGCGGCTGCCTCCAGGGCGTCAAGTTCCTCATGTTCGCCTTCAACCTGCTCTTCTGG CTGGGAGGCTGTGGCATCCTTGGTGTCGGCATTTGGCTGGCTGCCACCCAGGGGAACTTCGCCaccctgtcctcctccttcccatccctgTCGGCCGCCAACCTGCTCATCGTTACCGGCACCTTCATCATGGCCATCGGCTTCGTGGGCTGCATCGGGGCCATCAAGGAGAACAAGTGCCTCTTGCTCACC TTCTtcgtgctgctgctgctggtgttCCTGCTGGAGGCCACCATCACCATCTTGTTCTTCGCCTACACTGACAAG ATCGACAGGTATGCCCAGCAGGACCTAAAGAAGGGTCTGCACCTGTACGGGACCCCAGGCAATGTGGGCCTCACCAACGCCTGGAGCATCATCCAGACTgac TTTCGCTGCTGTGGGGTCTCCAACTACACCGACTGGTTCGAGGTCTACAACGCCACCCGCGTGCCTGACTCCTGCTGCCTGGAGTTCAGTGAGAGCTGTGGCCTTCACGCACCTGGCACCTGGTGGAAGGCG CCATGTTACGAGACCGTGAAGATGTGGCTCCAGGAGAACCTTCTGGCTGTGGGTATCTTTGGGCTGTGCACGGCACTGGTACAG ATCCTGGGTCTGACCTTCGCTATGACCATGTACTGTCAGGTGGTGAAGGCGGACACCTACTGTGCGTAG
- the POLR2L gene encoding DNA-directed RNA polymerases I, II, and III subunit RPABC5, which translates to MDAPEAGPAPRRKRRQIRPCGRCVAAAAMIIPVRCFTCGKIVGNKWEAYLGLLQAEYTEGDALDALGLKRYCCRRMLLAHVDLIEKLLNYAPLEK; encoded by the exons ATGGACGCGCCCGAGGCGGGGCCGGCTCCGCGGCGGAAGCGCCGCCAGATCCGGCCGTGCGGGCGCTGCGTTGCCGCCGCCGCCATGATCATCCCGGTGCGCTGCTTCACCTGCGGCAAGATCGTCGGCAACAAGTGGGAGGCCTACCTGGGGCTGCTGCAGGCCGAGTACACCGAGGG GGATGCCCTGGACGCGCTTGGCCTGAAGCGTTACTGCTGCCGCCGCATGCTGCTGGCGCACGTCGACCTGATCGAGAAGCTGCTCAACTACGCGCCCCTGGAGAAGTGA
- the CD151 gene encoding CD151 antigen — protein sequence MGEFSEKATCGTVCLKYLLFTFNCCFWLAGLAVMAVGIWTLALKSDYISLLASGTYLATAYILVVAGVVVMVTGVLGCCATFKERRNLLRLYFILLLIIFLLEIIAGILAYIYYQQLNTELKENLKDTMTKQYRQPGHEGVTSAVDRLQQEFHCCGSNNSQDWRDSEWVRSGQAGGRVVPDSCCKTVVPGCGQRDHASNIYKVEGGCITQLETFIQEHLRVIGAVGVGIACVQVFGMAFTCCLYKSLKLEHY from the exons ATGGGGGAGTTCAGTGAGAAGGCGACATGCGGAACTGTTTGCCTCAAGTACCTGCTCTTCACCTTCAACTGCTGCTTCTGG CTGGCCGGCCTGGCCGTCATGGCAGTGGGTATCTGGACGCTGGCTCTCAAGAGTGACTACATCAGCTTGCTGGCCTCGGGCACCTACCTGGCCACAGCCTACATCCTGGTGGTGGCTGGCGTCGTTGTCATGGTGACCGGTGTTCTGGGCTGCTGTGCCACCTTCAAGGAACGGCGAAACCTGCTGCGCCTG TACTTCATCCTGCTCCTTATCATCTTTCTGCTGGAGATCATTGCTGGCATCCTGGCCTACATCTATTACCAGCAG CTGAACACCGAGCTCAAGGAGAACTTGAAGGACACCATGACCAAGCAGTACCGCCAGCCAGGCCATGAGGGTGTGACCAGTGCTGTGGACAGGCTGCaacaggag TTCCACTGCTGTGGCAGCAACAACTCCCAGGACTGGCGGGACAGCGAGTGGGTCCGCTCGGGCCAGGCGGGCGGCCGCGTGGTTCCCGACAGCTGCTGCAAGACCGTGGTGCCTGGCTGTGGGCAGCGGGACCATGCCTCCAACATCTACAAGGTGGAG GGCGGCTGCATCACCCAGCTGGAGACCTTCATCCAGGAGCACCTGAGGGTCATCGGGGCAGTGGGCGTTGGCATTGCCTGCGTGCAg GTCTTCGGCATGGCCTTCACGTGCTGCCTGTACAAGAGCCTGAAGCTGGAGCACTACTGA